A genomic segment from uncultured Marinifilum sp. encodes:
- a CDS encoding sulfatase-like hydrolase/transferase, whose amino-acid sequence MKKLILAVFLTILAFAGISQKKTKPNVIIILSDDQGYGDVGFNGCTDIPTPNLDKLAKSGIIFTQGYASHPYCSPSRAGLLTGRYQQRFGHENNLPYTDAKVDDGLPLNELMLSELLQKNDYQTCAIGKWHLGDSIQFWPNNRGFDDWFGFWGGGMSYWGDTGKKPATAGVLRNGKVVPQSELSYLTDDFTNAAIEYIDEYNKTEKPFFMYLAYNAPHAPVQATKQYTDKVKHIEDGKRAAYAAMVVGMDTGIGRVIEKLKETGEYDNTLIFFYSDNGGHLGGASSAPYRGHKGMLFEGGIHIPFLVSWPEKISSNKKYHKSISALDIYPTILEATGVKHPHAEKLDGVNLFPYLKGKNKKAPHDVLFWRYSDGAGYAVRKGKYKMVMSGYKKEFFLFDIKNDPYEHTNLSTELPAKLEELKGLYAEWNKETVPALWQDPHAQNLSKEEKKRQSYINAATRGEKRNK is encoded by the coding sequence ATGAAAAAATTAATACTTGCCGTTTTTTTAACAATTCTAGCATTTGCAGGAATTTCACAAAAAAAAACAAAACCCAATGTAATAATTATCCTTTCCGACGATCAGGGATATGGAGATGTAGGCTTTAACGGTTGTACTGATATTCCTACTCCAAATTTGGATAAATTAGCTAAAAGCGGAATTATTTTTACTCAGGGATATGCATCACACCCATATTGCAGTCCCAGTAGAGCAGGATTACTAACAGGACGCTACCAGCAACGATTCGGACACGAAAATAATTTGCCTTACACCGATGCTAAAGTAGACGATGGACTTCCATTGAATGAACTAATGCTTTCGGAACTTCTACAAAAAAATGACTACCAAACTTGTGCTATTGGAAAATGGCATTTGGGAGATTCAATTCAATTTTGGCCTAACAATAGGGGTTTTGATGATTGGTTTGGATTCTGGGGTGGTGGAATGAGCTACTGGGGAGATACGGGCAAAAAACCAGCAACTGCAGGTGTTCTTCGTAATGGCAAAGTTGTTCCTCAATCTGAGCTATCATATTTAACAGACGATTTTACAAATGCGGCCATTGAGTATATTGATGAATACAACAAAACAGAAAAGCCATTTTTTATGTACTTGGCTTATAATGCCCCTCATGCTCCTGTTCAAGCAACAAAACAATATACAGATAAAGTAAAACATATTGAGGATGGAAAACGTGCTGCTTATGCTGCAATGGTTGTAGGAATGGATACTGGTATTGGAAGAGTAATTGAAAAACTAAAAGAAACTGGTGAGTATGATAACACTTTAATTTTCTTTTACAGCGATAATGGAGGTCATTTAGGCGGAGCCAGCAGTGCTCCTTACCGCGGACACAAAGGAATGTTATTTGAAGGTGGCATTCATATTCCTTTTTTGGTTTCGTGGCCTGAAAAAATAAGCTCGAACAAAAAATACCACAAAAGTATTTCAGCCTTAGATATTTACCCTACAATCTTGGAAGCAACAGGAGTTAAACATCCACATGCCGAAAAACTAGATGGAGTTAATCTTTTTCCTTATTTAAAAGGTAAAAATAAAAAAGCACCTCACGATGTTTTATTTTGGAGATATTCCGATGGTGCCGGATATGCTGTTCGCAAGGGAAAATATAAAATGGTAATGTCGGGCTACAAAAAAGAATTCTTTTTATTCGACATTAAAAATGATCCTTATGAACATACCAATTTAAGTACCGAATTACCTGCAAAGCTGGAAGAATTAAAGGGACTATACGCAGAATGGAACAAAGAAACAGTACCAGCATTATGGCAGGATCCACACGCTCAAAATCTTTCGAAAGAAGAGAAAAAGCGCCAAAGTTATATTAATGCAGCAACCAGAGGAGAAAAAAGAAATAAATAA
- a CDS encoding alpha-L-fucosidase, whose translation MKNYLLILFALALFSCNSKPKGAKKETEKPVVKTEYKADWESLKQYKVPEWWLNTKFGIYFHWGPYSVPAHETEWYAIHMYTKGHKIRKYHEEKYGNLKDFGYKDFIPMFTAEKFNADEWASLFKKSGAQFAGPVAEHADGFAMWDSKLTKWDAKDMGPKRDIVGEMAKAVRKQNMKFITTYHRHWLYAWYPTWDKNTDAGDPKYAGLYGPYVPEGSFVMATGDYPNPPKKEFHEQWLNRLNELMDKYQPDIIWFDNKMDIIEESYRKQFLANYYNKAQDWGREVVCTYKFHDMAEGTAVLDLERSRMKEKKDFPWLTDDSIDWKAWCNISDPKYKTTNRLIDFLVDVVSKNGAVLLNVTPQADGVMPEGVKTRLLEMGQWLKANGEAIYDTRPWKVFGEGPQEIKEGHLSEDKNKDAVAEDIRFTTKNGDLYAIALDWPKEKMMIHSLAKKENLLTKEIKKISMLATGQELKWELTEDGLLVDLPKEKPGDFAFAVKIELK comes from the coding sequence ATGAAAAACTACCTTTTAATTCTTTTTGCATTAGCACTGTTTTCGTGCAATTCTAAGCCAAAAGGGGCTAAAAAAGAAACGGAAAAACCAGTTGTTAAAACTGAATATAAAGCAGATTGGGAATCACTAAAACAATATAAGGTACCAGAATGGTGGCTAAATACAAAGTTTGGTATTTATTTTCATTGGGGACCCTATTCAGTACCTGCCCATGAAACCGAATGGTACGCAATACATATGTACACCAAAGGTCATAAAATACGCAAGTATCACGAAGAGAAATATGGGAACTTAAAAGATTTTGGCTACAAAGATTTTATTCCAATGTTTACGGCAGAAAAGTTTAATGCAGACGAATGGGCAAGTTTATTTAAAAAGTCTGGAGCTCAGTTTGCTGGTCCGGTTGCCGAACATGCCGATGGATTTGCCATGTGGGATAGTAAGCTTACCAAATGGGATGCCAAGGATATGGGTCCTAAAAGAGATATTGTTGGCGAAATGGCAAAAGCGGTTCGTAAGCAAAATATGAAGTTTATAACAACTTATCATCGTCACTGGTTGTATGCCTGGTATCCTACTTGGGATAAAAATACCGATGCAGGAGATCCTAAATATGCTGGTCTTTACGGACCTTATGTGCCGGAAGGTTCATTTGTAATGGCAACAGGTGATTATCCAAATCCTCCTAAAAAAGAATTTCATGAGCAGTGGTTGAATCGATTGAACGAGTTAATGGATAAATATCAGCCAGACATTATTTGGTTCGATAATAAAATGGATATTATCGAAGAATCTTATCGCAAGCAATTTTTAGCGAACTATTACAATAAAGCACAAGATTGGGGACGTGAAGTGGTTTGTACTTATAAATTTCATGATATGGCTGAAGGTACTGCTGTATTAGATTTGGAACGTTCTCGAATGAAAGAAAAAAAGGATTTCCCTTGGTTAACCGATGATTCCATTGACTGGAAAGCTTGGTGTAATATTTCTGATCCTAAATACAAAACAACCAATAGGTTAATAGATTTTTTGGTTGATGTGGTAAGTAAAAATGGAGCTGTTTTATTAAATGTTACTCCACAAGCCGATGGTGTAATGCCCGAAGGTGTGAAAACCCGCCTACTGGAAATGGGACAATGGCTAAAAGCAAATGGAGAAGCAATTTATGATACCCGCCCTTGGAAAGTATTTGGAGAAGGTCCTCAGGAAATTAAAGAAGGACATTTAAGTGAAGATAAGAACAAGGATGCTGTAGCAGAGGATATTCGTTTTACGACAAAGAATGGTGATTTATATGCGATTGCTTTGGATTGGCCTAAAGAAAAAATGATGATTCATAGCCTAGCTAAAAAAGAAAACTTACTAACTAAAGAAATTAAAAAGATTAGTATGTTGGCAACCGGGCAGGAGTTAAAATGGGAGCTGACTGAAGATGGATTATTGGTTGACTTACCAAAAGAAAAGCCTGGAGATTTTGCATTTGCCGTAAAGATTGAATTGAAATAA
- a CDS encoding sulfatase — MKKNLIGISLAFLSLISVSCSQPEVNQKPNIIYIMSDDHTTQGVGVYGSRLASLNPTPNIDAFAKEGMIFDNCYVTNAICTPSRACIITGQYSNVNQVIDLEGHIDDRQYLPREMKKLGYETAIIGKWHLHSEPAAFDYYKVLVGHGGQGEYFDPVFIEKGMKYEFPANKNTKTIKTKGHSSDVITDISIDYLKNRDKTKPFFLMHHYKAPHDLFEFAPRYSDYLEDTFIPEPESLYDNKNNGSIGTKGYKNELIHIIGSSVSHRNTIRNMGMHMEIDQDIPDPEYTKLAYQEYLKRYLRCVKGVDDNIARLFDYLKKEGLWENTIIVYTGDQGFMLGEHDYIDKRWMYDESMRMPFIVHYPEKIKAGQRTDAIINNTDFAPTLIEMAGGKVPEYMQGKSFKTILETGKEPESWRDATYYRYWMHMAHRHANPAHFGIRTKDYKLIFFYGKYWVDTDDANAEWNKASWGNDFTRHTPPAWELYDLKKDPKEMNNVYDDPNYAEVKKMMKEKLKQQREEIGDTDEKYPHIKKIVDEYWDK, encoded by the coding sequence ATGAAAAAAAATCTAATTGGAATCTCTCTGGCATTTTTAAGCCTAATCTCCGTTTCCTGTTCGCAACCGGAAGTGAATCAAAAACCAAATATTATCTATATAATGTCGGACGACCATACCACGCAAGGTGTTGGTGTATATGGTAGTAGGTTGGCATCCTTAAATCCGACTCCCAATATTGATGCTTTTGCTAAAGAGGGGATGATATTTGATAATTGCTATGTTACAAATGCAATTTGTACTCCAAGTAGGGCTTGTATTATTACGGGACAATACAGTAATGTAAATCAGGTAATTGATTTAGAGGGACATATTGATGATAGACAATATTTGCCTCGTGAAATGAAGAAACTGGGATATGAAACAGCCATAATTGGGAAATGGCATTTACATAGTGAGCCGGCAGCATTTGATTATTACAAAGTGCTGGTTGGGCATGGAGGACAAGGAGAATATTTCGATCCTGTATTTATTGAAAAAGGTATGAAATACGAATTTCCTGCTAACAAGAATACCAAAACAATAAAAACAAAAGGTCATAGTTCCGACGTAATTACAGATATTAGTATTGATTATCTTAAAAATAGAGATAAAACCAAACCTTTCTTTTTAATGCACCATTATAAGGCTCCTCATGATTTGTTTGAGTTTGCGCCAAGGTATTCAGATTATTTAGAAGATACCTTTATTCCTGAGCCGGAAAGTTTATATGATAATAAGAATAATGGATCTATAGGAACAAAAGGTTATAAAAATGAGTTGATTCATATTATAGGATCATCGGTTTCGCATAGAAATACTATCAGGAATATGGGAATGCATATGGAAATTGATCAGGATATTCCAGATCCTGAATATACTAAACTTGCCTATCAGGAGTATTTGAAAAGATACCTTAGATGTGTGAAAGGTGTAGACGATAATATCGCACGTTTGTTCGATTATTTAAAGAAAGAAGGTTTATGGGAAAATACAATTATTGTTTATACGGGCGATCAGGGGTTCATGTTAGGAGAACACGATTACATAGACAAACGTTGGATGTATGATGAGTCGATGAGAATGCCTTTTATCGTTCATTATCCCGAAAAAATTAAAGCAGGACAAAGAACTGATGCGATTATAAATAATACCGATTTTGCGCCAACTTTAATTGAAATGGCTGGCGGAAAAGTTCCTGAATACATGCAGGGAAAGAGTTTCAAAACGATTTTAGAAACAGGAAAAGAACCAGAAAGCTGGCGCGATGCTACTTACTACAGATATTGGATGCACATGGCTCACAGGCATGCAAATCCTGCACATTTTGGAATTAGAACCAAAGATTATAAATTAATTTTCTTTTATGGTAAATATTGGGTTGATACCGATGATGCAAATGCTGAGTGGAACAAAGCATCATGGGGAAATGATTTTACAAGACATACACCTCCAGCTTGGGAATTATACGATTTGAAAAAAGATCCTAAGGAGATGAATAATGTATATGATGATCCGAATTATGCAGAAGTGAAAAAAATGATGAAAGAGAAGCTGAAGCAACAGCGTGAAGAGATTGGTGATACCGATGAAAAATACCCTCACATTAAAAAAATTGTTGATGAGTATTGGGACAAGTAA
- a CDS encoding sulfatase-like hydrolase/transferase encodes MKTQFLTSIFLFFTAYLFATNPPNVIVVLADDIGVGDISHYRRMHSENIILETPNIDKLAKQGIVFTNAHSPAALCAPSRYGIMTGNSCYRSPKPWGVWGAYEKSPIKTDQLTLGKLMKQSGYATAFFGKWHLGGDYYRKSDENTIYRGPRYKPELDVDITKIAGNGPKQQGFDYSLTLPAGIQDVPYAVYENEHWMPLKANSKIAYISQKSMSKIGVRLDKSEGLGDSNWTPQEMGPLLARKAVNYIKNNSNKEKPFFMYYCSQAVHLPHNPPKELNGIKIAGTTPSKHMDMIKELDVQMGMLTEALKAQGVYENTLFIFTSDNGGLLKPNTLKSGHQPSDIYRGGKNSAFEGGHRVPFIAVWPKKIKAKRTSNEPILGLDIMATLASVTGQNIAKGQAMDSYNLLPILENKKNADSHAFLMLQGGTGKEVILIEDSWKLIIQIDKKDKTDQKRNPIALYNLKKDPTEKQINNLIDSKKHQKQIKKMFSKYNMLRKSGIVTGKN; translated from the coding sequence ATGAAAACACAATTTCTCACAAGCATATTTCTATTCTTCACTGCTTATTTGTTTGCCACAAATCCTCCCAATGTAATTGTTGTACTTGCCGACGATATAGGTGTAGGCGATATATCGCACTATCGTCGAATGCACTCCGAAAATATTATTCTAGAAACTCCTAATATAGATAAGTTAGCCAAACAGGGAATAGTATTTACTAATGCCCATTCACCTGCTGCTTTATGTGCTCCATCGCGATATGGTATCATGACAGGAAACAGTTGTTACCGTAGTCCTAAACCCTGGGGCGTTTGGGGAGCATACGAAAAGTCGCCCATAAAAACAGATCAATTAACCTTAGGTAAACTGATGAAACAATCGGGATATGCTACTGCTTTTTTTGGGAAATGGCATTTGGGTGGAGATTATTATCGAAAAAGTGATGAAAATACAATTTACAGAGGCCCTCGTTACAAACCAGAATTAGATGTTGATATTACAAAAATTGCAGGAAATGGTCCCAAGCAACAAGGTTTTGATTACAGCTTAACTCTGCCTGCCGGGATTCAGGATGTTCCTTATGCGGTTTACGAAAATGAACATTGGATGCCTTTAAAAGCAAATTCTAAAATTGCTTATATATCGCAAAAAAGTATGAGCAAAATTGGAGTAAGACTGGATAAATCGGAAGGATTAGGAGATTCAAACTGGACTCCACAGGAAATGGGACCTTTATTAGCTCGTAAAGCTGTTAATTACATTAAGAATAATTCCAATAAAGAAAAGCCTTTTTTCATGTATTACTGCTCTCAAGCTGTGCATCTTCCTCACAATCCTCCTAAAGAGTTAAATGGGATTAAAATTGCGGGTACTACTCCATCGAAACACATGGATATGATTAAAGAACTTGATGTACAAATGGGAATGCTAACAGAAGCATTAAAAGCTCAGGGAGTTTACGAAAATACACTATTTATTTTTACCTCGGATAATGGTGGATTACTAAAACCTAACACTTTAAAATCGGGCCATCAACCTAGTGATATTTACAGAGGCGGTAAAAATTCTGCCTTTGAAGGAGGACACCGAGTTCCTTTTATTGCTGTGTGGCCAAAAAAAATAAAAGCCAAAAGAACATCCAATGAGCCAATATTAGGTTTAGATATTATGGCAACTCTTGCATCGGTAACAGGGCAAAATATTGCTAAAGGACAAGCCATGGATTCATACAACCTATTGCCTATTCTGGAAAATAAAAAAAATGCAGATTCTCATGCTTTTTTGATGCTGCAAGGAGGTACCGGCAAAGAAGTTATCTTAATTGAAGATAGCTGGAAACTAATTATACAAATTGATAAAAAAGACAAAACCGATCAAAAAAGAAATCCAATTGCTTTGTACAATCTAAAAAAAGACCCAACAGAGAAACAGATTAACAACCTGATCGATTCTAAAAAACATCAAAAGCAGATTAAAAAAATGTTTTCTAAATACAATATGCTAAGAAAAAGCGGTATTGTAACAGGGAAAAACTAA
- a CDS encoding sugar-binding domain-containing protein, with protein sequence MKQLLILSLILGLFSSCQPVSQSVRTSKDFNFDWKFNLGDSEKAYDIEFEDSLWRSVRLPHDWSVEHSFTQENAGGATAFLPGGIGWYRKSFLMPADAANKITRIEFDGVYTNSEVWINGHYLGKRPFGYAPFAYDLSDYLNYGDKKNVIAVKVDRSAYLDSRWYPGSGIYRNVKLIACSKVNIPQWGVQITTPEVSAEKAKVNIITELSNDFNKDVSVILKTKIYFQNEQVGFEETTLNLLTKSTQTTNQNIELVSPSLWDTENPNLYIATSEVFVDGEKIDELSNTFGIRNFKFDKDLGFFLNGKNMLLKGVCLHHDGGLVGAAVPKGVWERRLKALKEAGCNAIRTAHNPASSEFLDICDEMGFLVQEEAFDEWQNPKDKRNNYNQEAEEDITKGYTHSFEEWAERDIKSMVKRDRNHPSIIMWSIGNEIEWTFPNYGAATGYWGSNKVGDVNYYWDEPPFSVKKIKSNFKNQPKGKYKVAETARKLSKWVKEIDLSRPVTANLVIPSVSNFSGYADALDIVGLSYRQSVYDYCKKNYPDKVFLGTENWTRWHDWKPVVEKDFISGIFLWTGINYMGESRAWPKRGSGSGLLDFAGFKKPSYQMFKALWNEEPQVHITTQLLEKSPYKWHASQKLLVEKEKDWTNHQKWGWQEVNEHWNYSEGDSIAVEVYTNQEKIELFLNDKSIGIQSLADNEDHIIKFMIPYQEGKLTAKAVDGVGENSLQTAKEVQKLMLVADQEKIAANGYDVIHYTLQLTDENSIPVKTQEMEVEFKIDGPAKLLGVDNGSPMNIQDYQSNKIVTSGGKCLLILQSTFEAGKITVKAKTKELSSSELEVLVN encoded by the coding sequence ATGAAACAACTACTAATATTGAGTTTGATACTTGGCCTTTTTTCGAGTTGCCAACCTGTAAGTCAATCGGTAAGAACAAGCAAAGATTTTAATTTTGATTGGAAGTTTAATTTAGGAGATAGCGAAAAAGCTTACGATATCGAATTTGAAGATTCCCTGTGGCGATCTGTTCGTTTACCACACGACTGGAGTGTAGAGCATTCTTTTACTCAGGAAAATGCTGGTGGTGCAACCGCATTTTTGCCCGGTGGAATTGGATGGTATCGAAAATCATTTTTAATGCCAGCAGATGCAGCCAATAAAATTACAAGAATAGAATTCGATGGTGTTTATACCAATTCGGAGGTGTGGATTAATGGTCATTATTTAGGTAAGCGACCATTTGGTTATGCTCCTTTTGCTTATGATTTATCCGATTATTTAAACTATGGCGATAAAAAGAATGTGATAGCTGTGAAAGTAGACCGATCGGCTTATTTGGATTCTCGTTGGTATCCTGGTTCAGGAATATATCGAAATGTAAAATTGATTGCTTGCAGTAAAGTGAACATTCCTCAATGGGGTGTACAGATAACAACACCCGAGGTTTCAGCGGAAAAAGCAAAGGTCAACATTATAACTGAATTAAGTAATGATTTTAATAAAGATGTATCTGTAATTCTGAAAACAAAAATTTATTTTCAGAATGAGCAGGTTGGCTTTGAAGAAACAACTTTGAACTTACTAACAAAAAGTACACAAACCACAAATCAAAATATAGAATTAGTTTCGCCTAGCCTTTGGGATACCGAAAATCCAAATTTATACATAGCTACTTCAGAGGTATTTGTTGATGGAGAAAAGATCGATGAACTTTCAAATACATTTGGCATTCGTAATTTTAAGTTTGATAAAGATTTGGGATTTTTCCTAAATGGTAAGAACATGCTTTTAAAAGGAGTTTGCTTGCATCACGATGGTGGATTGGTAGGTGCTGCCGTGCCAAAAGGTGTTTGGGAACGCAGATTAAAAGCATTAAAAGAAGCTGGTTGCAATGCAATACGAACGGCTCATAATCCGGCATCATCAGAATTTTTAGACATTTGCGATGAGATGGGATTTCTTGTTCAGGAAGAAGCTTTCGATGAGTGGCAAAATCCTAAAGACAAGAGAAATAACTACAATCAGGAAGCAGAAGAAGACATTACTAAAGGTTATACCCATAGTTTTGAAGAATGGGCCGAGCGCGATATTAAAAGTATGGTGAAACGAGATCGAAATCATCCTTCGATTATCATGTGGAGTATTGGAAATGAAATAGAGTGGACTTTCCCTAATTATGGTGCAGCAACCGGTTATTGGGGAAGTAATAAAGTGGGAGATGTAAATTATTATTGGGATGAACCTCCTTTTTCTGTTAAGAAAATTAAATCGAATTTTAAGAATCAGCCAAAAGGGAAATATAAGGTAGCAGAAACGGCTCGTAAATTATCTAAATGGGTAAAAGAGATCGATTTATCGAGACCTGTAACTGCAAATCTGGTAATTCCAAGTGTAAGTAATTTTTCAGGTTATGCTGATGCATTGGATATTGTAGGCTTGTCTTATCGACAATCGGTTTACGATTATTGCAAAAAGAATTATCCTGATAAAGTGTTTTTGGGAACAGAGAATTGGACACGCTGGCACGATTGGAAACCAGTGGTAGAAAAAGATTTTATCTCTGGCATTTTTCTTTGGACAGGTATAAACTATATGGGAGAATCGAGAGCTTGGCCTAAAAGAGGAAGTGGAAGTGGTTTGCTCGATTTTGCAGGCTTTAAAAAGCCATCATATCAAATGTTTAAAGCCCTATGGAATGAGGAACCACAAGTTCACATAACAACTCAATTGTTGGAGAAATCACCCTACAAATGGCATGCGAGCCAGAAATTATTAGTGGAGAAAGAAAAAGATTGGACCAATCATCAAAAATGGGGATGGCAAGAGGTAAACGAGCATTGGAATTATTCTGAGGGTGATAGTATTGCTGTAGAGGTATATACAAACCAAGAGAAAATTGAGCTATTCTTAAATGATAAATCAATAGGCATACAGTCATTAGCCGATAATGAAGATCACATTATTAAATTTATGATTCCCTACCAAGAAGGGAAACTTACAGCTAAAGCTGTTGATGGAGTAGGAGAAAATAGTCTGCAAACCGCAAAGGAAGTTCAAAAACTGATGCTTGTAGCAGATCAGGAGAAAATAGCTGCTAATGGCTACGATGTTATTCACTATACACTGCAATTAACTGATGAGAATAGTATCCCCGTAAAAACTCAGGAAATGGAAGTGGAGTTTAAGATTGACGGACCGGCCAAATTACTTGGTGTTGACAATGGTTCACCAATGAATATTCAGGATTATCAGTCCAATAAAATTGTGACATCTGGAGGAAAGTGTTTGTTGATTTTACAATCGACTTTTGAAGCTGGTAAAATCACTGTGAAGGCAAAGACAAAAGAGTTATCTAGCTCTGAGTTGGAGGTTCTTGTAAATTAA